In the Chloroflexota bacterium genome, one interval contains:
- the plsX gene encoding phosphate acyltransferase PlsX yields the protein MLLPHHARGGDAMKESNSGGSWAGEVGRERPPQKKGRATKTQQKEKRLVRIAVDAMGGDYAPAEVVKGAVQAAEKLGVEIILTGPKLEVEPELAKHNTNNLPVHLVDAPEVIKGGEHPILAAMRKPKNSVAVAAKLVKEGKADAMMSAGSTGALVVCAYQHLGTLPGVDRPIIGGPFIQLAPNTAVFDMGANVGCQASHFLSFAVTGSVFVKKFHGIDEPTVGLLNVGSEEGKGNEVVKEAYSLLKESGLNFIGNVEGMDIPLGKANVIVCDGFVGNILLKFSEGLGRSISQWLAQQLNDKLPAAEVNRIISELMRMVGPAVAAGGAPVWGIDGVAVVAHGNSRADQISAAIKEAKLAVESEFIPTLRSELQKAQKAALNNDSNNNNGR from the coding sequence ATGTTGTTGCCGCATCACGCAAGAGGAGGAGATGCTATGAAGGAATCAAATAGTGGCGGCTCTTGGGCGGGCGAGGTTGGGCGGGAAAGGCCGCCACAAAAAAAAGGAAGAGCCACAAAGACACAGCAAAAAGAGAAACGGCTGGTCAGGATAGCAGTTGACGCCATGGGGGGTGATTATGCTCCCGCCGAAGTGGTCAAGGGAGCTGTCCAGGCAGCGGAGAAGCTGGGAGTGGAGATTATCTTGACAGGTCCCAAGCTGGAAGTCGAACCGGAGCTTGCCAAGCACAATACCAACAATCTGCCAGTCCATCTGGTTGATGCCCCCGAGGTTATCAAAGGTGGTGAGCACCCAATCCTGGCCGCCATGCGTAAACCAAAGAACTCGGTGGCGGTAGCAGCGAAGCTGGTCAAGGAGGGCAAGGCAGATGCCATGATGAGTGCCGGTTCCACCGGAGCCCTGGTGGTTTGCGCCTATCAGCATCTAGGCACTCTACCAGGGGTCGATAGGCCCATCATCGGAGGACCCTTCATTCAACTGGCTCCCAACACCGCCGTTTTTGATATGGGAGCCAATGTAGGCTGCCAAGCCAGTCATTTTCTGAGCTTCGCTGTGACGGGCAGTGTCTTTGTCAAGAAGTTCCACGGCATCGATGAACCTACTGTTGGGCTTCTCAATGTCGGCAGCGAAGAAGGAAAGGGTAATGAAGTGGTGAAGGAGGCTTATTCCTTGCTCAAGGAGAGTGGCCTGAACTTCATTGGCAATGTGGAGGGAATGGATATTCCCCTGGGAAAGGCCAACGTCATTGTCTGTGATGGTTTCGTAGGTAACATATTGCTCAAATTTTCTGAGGGCTTGGGCAGAAGTATCAGCCAGTGGCTTGCCCAGCAGCTAAACGACAAGCTCCCGGCAGCAGAAGTCAACAGGATTATCTCTGAACTAATGAGGATGGTCGGCCCGGCAGTGGCGGCCGGGGGTGCACCTGTATGGGGAATAGACGGGGTGGCCGTTGTGGCGCATGGTAATAGCCGTGCTGATCAGATCAGTGCGGCGATTAAGGAAGCCAAGCTGGCTGTGGAAAGCGAGTTCATCCCCACACTGAGAAGCGAGTTACAAAAGGCACAGAAGGCTGCCTTGAATAATGATAGCAACAATAATAACGGAAGGTAA
- a CDS encoding acyl carrier protein: MIATIITEGNYKDGQLWRCSGDIIDSLDGLECLWEIRMSVFDEVKKILARVTHCNEQGITPAMLLKDLKADSLHWVQIIVAVESTFDVEVDIDKMKGFVTVEDFVKHIESLEQ; encoded by the coding sequence ATGATAGCAACAATAATAACGGAAGGTAATTACAAAGACGGCCAGCTTTGGAGATGTTCTGGAGACATAATCGATTCATTGGACGGTCTCGAATGCTTATGGGAGATTAGGATGTCTGTATTTGATGAAGTGAAGAAGATACTGGCCAGGGTTACCCACTGCAATGAGCAGGGTATTACTCCTGCCATGCTTCTAAAGGACTTGAAAGCCGATTCCCTGCATTGGGTGCAGATCATCGTTGCTGTGGAAAGTACCTTCGATGTTGAGGTTGACATCGACAAGATGAAAGGGTTCGTAACCGTGGAGGACTTCGTCAAGCATATTGAGAGCCTGGAACAGTAA